The segment ttgttccattggtctatatttctgtctttgtgccagtaccatactgtcttgatgactgtggctttgtagtagagcctgaagtcaggcaggtagtttcctccagttccattcttctttctcaagatagctttggctattcgaggttttttgtatttccatacaaattgtgaaattatttgttccagctctgtgaagaataccgttggtagcttgatggggattgcattgaatctataaattgctttgtgtagtatactcattttcactatattgattcttccaatccatgaacatggtatatttctccatctattagtgtcctctttgatttctttcaccagtgttttatagttttccatatataggtctttagtttctttaggtagatatattcctaagtattttattcttttcattgcaatggtgaatggaattgtttccttaatttctctttctattttctcattattagtatataagaagacaagggatttctgtgtgtttattttatatcctgtaactttactgtagtgattgattagttctagtaattttctggtggagtctttaggattttctgtgtagagggtcatgtcatcttcaaacagtgagagttttacttcttcttttccaatttgaactGAATGACAGGAAACAAGATATGTAAAAAGTTATGTGAAACAGTTAAACAGTGGCTTAGAgagaaattaatacaattaaaatCTTGTATTACAAAAGAAGATAGGTCTCATTATGAATGATTATGGTTTCCCcctaaactagaaaaataaaggagaatataaacaataaaaatgaaaattaaaagagaaaacaatagagaaaaatcaatgaaatttaaaTGGGAGAACATCAAGAAAGTTGAACAACTTCTAGCCATgatgaaagataaaaaagagtaaagacaatttagaaaacattttttaaaaagaataaagatacaagctacctgtggtggattcattttgatatttggcaaaactaatacaattatgtaaagtttaaaaataaaattaaattaaaaaaaaacaagctacCAATATACAcagtgagagagaaaaacattGCCAATCTTACAGATATTTTGATTAGACAGTAAGGAAATATTACAAAGAACTTATtccaaaaaaatctgaaaacacaGATGAATGTAAAAGTTTCTTATAAGACACAAACTGCCAAAAATCAAATTTCTAGTTGAAAACATTTCTGCAGAGAAAACCCCTAGCCCAAATGACTTCATTGGgtaaattctataaaatatttttaagaaaaaaatcatatcaaCAGGGCATCTAAAAACCTATAACTGGCATCATATTTAATGATGAAAGACTTAATGCTTCTTTCAAAAGAATAAGAACAAGTCATTGATGTCCAATGCCACCACTTCTATTTAACGCTGTACCATTTGACTTTGCTAAGTGTAATAAGgcaacagaaatgaataaattaaatccACACcagaataaaagatgaaaaatgtctttatttgctGATGAAATTCtcatatatgaagaaaatccTGCTTAATCTGTAAAACACTAGTAGAAGTAATGTTTTGCAAATGTGCAGGACATAATGTTAATAAACAAAAGTCTGTTgtgtttctatatattaacaacaAACAATTCTACATTAAACCCCAACAGAACAGTTTATAACCATatcaaaaatatggaaaatttagGATGAATCTGAAAATAAGATATGCAAGTCTTATTCaccaaaaactgaaaacactgCTGAAAGTAATTAAATTGGACTTACATAGATACAGAGGTACAGTGTTTAATGGCTCAcaggaataaatatatttatcatttagAAATAAGTTACAGATCTGACACACTCAAAGCAAAATTTGATGCTTCAAATTCCTGATCTAAAATACCAAAGACAGAAGCATAAAGCTACCTTATGGTTGGTGTGAAGACTTCATCACGTCATTTATGAAATCGTCCCATAAATCACTAGCTGTTTGCATACTCTCTTCATTGCTGCTTTCATCTCTTTATTCCTGAATGTATAAATAACTGGATTCAAGAAAGGAGTAAGAACCGCATCAAAAAGAGCAAGAAACTTGTCCATTTGGGAATTGGGGTGTGGCCATGTATAGACAAACATGGTTGgaccaaagaacaaaataaccACAGTGATGTGAGCTGACAAAGTGGACAGGGCCTTGGGTGAACCACCTGAGGAGCGTTTCCAAACAGTTAACAGGATGAACATATAGGAGATGAGAAGTATAAAGAAGGAACTAACACAGATAAACCCACTGTTGACAGTGACCATGAACTGAAGTCTGTAAGTATCTGTACAGGCCAGTCTGAGGAGCCGAGGAAGATCACAGTAAAGGCTGTCCAATACATTCGGACCACAGAAGGGCAAATTAACAATAAATGCTAGCTGGAACAGTGAGTGGCTGACACCAAGGGCCCAGGCAGCAGCCAGAAACAAAATGCACATCCTCGGGCTCATGATGCTCAGATAGTGGAGAGGCTTACATATGGCAACATATCTGTCAAAGGCCATGGCTATGAGCAGCACCATCTCCACCCCACCAATGACATGGATGAAGAAGATCTGAGCAATGCAGCCTCCAAAAGAAATGACTTTACGCTTTCTGAAAAGGTCATAGATCATCTTGGGAGAAGTGACAGAGCAGGCTCCCAAGTCAATGAAGGAGAGGCTGGCCAGTAGGAAGTACATGGGGGAATGTAAGTGAGGATCAGTAGTCACAGAAAACACAATGAGGATGTTCCAGCCATGCTTGCCACATAGAACACAGAGGAGAACACCAGGAGGAGCAGCTGGAACTCCCATGAATAAGTGAGTCCCAGAAACACAAACTCAGACACCGAGTGATTCCCTCCATCCATCAATCTAGCCAACAGGGCTGCCACTGAAATATTGATAACTATGAAAATGAGGAGGAAAGTGTTATTATGGAGAAgataatttctgatttttcaatGTCCTCATAATGAATGAAAAGTATGTAATTATCCAGTTCATCAACTatacaaaaataacaataattaacATTATATCATCACAAAGTGTGGGCTGCAACATACTTCAAACATCATCCATACTCACACTTCAATGCTCTGCTCTCAAATTAACACATTAGGCAAGAACAAAAGTGTCCATGACTTCATCAGCTGTTTAAATCTCTTCTGATACTGATTATTCCACATTTCCAAAATATCCCATCATGCTTTTATGTATATCTCATAATCTACTTTTCTCACGGTTTACAAAAATTAGTGATGAGAGGAAAACATTGACTGGTCAATTGTCACCTGGAGTGAACAGGACATAAGACATGAATAGATACTGAATTAGGATAGACTGTAGACTAGAATAGACTGTAGATTAAGAAAATGCTAGTATATGTAAAACTGGAGGCCCTGCAAGTACAACAGGACAGGAGAAGTATGCAGATTctagtaaataaaacaaacacagtTTTCCATCACATTTTATCATATTCATGGCTATTCTGGGTGCCTCTAGTTTCCACATAATTTTTCATGGCTACAAATATCTAAACTGGACTCAATACTCAGTAAGGCTTTCATAATGGAGCCTACAGCAGCTAAGTGTGAAAGGCTTTCTCCAGGCCTGATAAATGTGTATTTGAGGGTTTTCTGCAGTTTCTGCTAAGGTATATTCCTAAAGTCACAGACGATGTAAAATATCTCTGAAAACATTTGCTTTCTGTCCATACATGTGAAGGTACTGAGGTTAGCACTTGAAATAGTTGAGATATTAATTTGTAATTCATCAGTGCCTCAGTTGTTGTTACCTTTAAGTCCACTGAGATCCCTCTATCCTTAAAAGTATTCAGTACCACCTGCACAATTACCTCCTCTAATGGTTGATATTATCCTGCTTACTTGGCTTGGAAATCTGTTCAGATATTTAATCTTAAAGGCAATTCGTATCCCATTCTTTCAATTTACAATTATAAAATAGGAATATCAAATTTAACTCACATTTTAGGAGGGAAAATAAGATTTCTTTTTGATCTTAAATCATGCTATatataaggagaaggaaatggcaacccacttcagtattcttgcctggagaatctcaggaacagaggagcctggtgggctgctgtctatggggtcgcacagggtttgacacgactgaagcgacttagcagcagcagcagcagcatactatatAAAACATGACACAGAATTTAGTTCTTTAATACACATAGTATTTATATGTGAGGTGGAGAGTGAGCAGACAATAGTGTTGTGTTTCTCTGTGTCCAGACACCCATCTCAATCGCTCCCTATAGTAGAAAGTATTCCCTGAAAACACCTACTAGAGGTTAATTATTTTCAGGTCTAATGAAAAGCAATAGAACAGCTATACTGATATCCATTTTTTGAGGTACAACTCCAGACCTTCTCATTCAAAGGGCCATCTGACTGATGCCCTCATTCATCCCAGTCTGCAAACCTGACAGAAGCTCTCACTATGTCTGGACCCCAATTCTGGGTCACCACCACTGGCATGAATGTCTTTCTACTCTCATCTACATGCACTGACTATGCTATCACATCCCAGTCCAATGGTCCACATTCTCTAGGTGCACAGTGTTACCATAAACCTGAGGCTTGGAGTAGTGGGCAGGAAATAACCACTATCTCCTGCTCATCAGGGCAGAGAGAATCAGCAGGGGAGAGGACTGGTGGGATGGATGTACATGGGAAAGTAATGGAGGCATGTGGGGGCAGGATGGGGGCAAGAAGCTTAGTAATTGTTGGAAAACCTCCAAAGCTTTGGTGAGGAAAAAATATGTGCTCAGTGTGGATGGAAAGTTTTCATGGAATTATTTATGGGCCATTTTGTCCAAGGTGATTATCAATCACATGAAAAACATGAGACCCCCAACCAGGTTCACACAACTAGAAGAATTGGGGACCAGAACCTAGAGCTCTTGACTCTTATTCCAAGAAAGATAGACCCTGCAGACAATaatcaagcaaaataaaaatccacAAAACACTATTTCCATACAATGTCCATTATtaacattaaattatataattagtgtaataataaaatacataaagtgaGTGCCTAGTTAAAGATTATTCAACtagtaaaatagaaaattatatttgGGAAAGTGGTTATTCACTGCAAATATATTTCTGTACTGATGTGTCTTTTTTGCTGGTTATGCAACTGGTCATTACAACTGTAAAACACTTAAGTTGCTGTCTCTAAGGAGACCTTTCTTTTGGTCTTCCTAAATTTTATTATCCTTAAAGAAGGTCAATTAAACTCACTAGCTATAATGTAAACATACTAGCTATTATTGACAATTTTGttcataaaaacttttttttttttacaaatacgTGTAAATCAAAGAGCAGGGAAAACAGTTGAAAACACATGAATTGAACACATAACAAATATTGTCTAATGTGGATATAACACCTGTCAAGTGAATAGCAAGATAAATATTTGGAATGTGTTTTAGACATTCAATAATATAAGATTACCAGTGTCAGCAATAGCAGGTGGGGAAGGCCACTCTCTATTGATTTGACTCTATAAGAATTAGTGAAAGctaaatagaaagagaaagaaataccttGAATCAATTAATATCAAGGTGCCTTTTAATATTACCTACCATTATTCATGTGTATATAGCTCATATTATATACCCAGATACATACAGTAGTCAACAAATAGTTCTCAACTGTGAGGGTATATTAACAACAACGGCCTTATTAAAGCCATGACTACAGGTCAATGACCTTTATCATTCTTTTTGGTTTATTCTTGATTCTTATCATCATCTTTTTCAATAGTTTCATCATGGTTAAGGGAaagtttctcatttaaaaactTATAAGAGCATGATGAGTAGTCTCCCAGTGAGAAGGCACCAAAGGCTTCACAACGTATTTCTCATTGGGATTAGCTAATATTTCATCTCCATACCTACAGTCAGCACTCAACTTATTTTCAGGAAGTATATGGAATAATCTGAGATGTATAGAAAAGTAAAATagagagaaaggagaacaaataaatttaaaatattttaaagattggatagaggagaaattagaaaagatgtgcaaaatgacaaaatagaagcaagaggagaaaagagaaagagcacATCAGAGTTCAGAGAGTACAAAATACCATAGCCTGTATTTCTGAGAACCCAGGTCAGTTAAGGAGAACATCACCCTCTCAcctttaattcactgattcagGGCTGCTCCTGACTTTGCAACACTGGATTGCATTTAAGGAAGGCAGATGCTTCTGTCACCTGCCCTGTCAGGCTCACAAAGTTTCTATGAAAATCACACTTGATAATGAATGGACAGGTTGCTTTTATGCTGCACAATGATACACATATGTAATTCACAGTAGAAATTCAACTCTTATTATGACTTGAGGAGTCTAGCATATACCAAGCAGAAAAATGTATACAGGACAATACACAGCAGACATATGAAATTCCCCCCATGTACATTTTCTGTACATTCTACTATCCCGGGAGGGCTCTCTGCCCTGTCAGCTTTTACTATTGCAGGTTAGAGTACAGTTATTTTCAACATGTGGTTCTTCTATATCATAGATTTTTCACATGGATATATACTCATATCAAAAGTCCagaaataatttccaaattttcGTCTCTATCTTCAGTCCTACAATTACAAAACGTCACATATTTCTTTTCATGCCTTACAGTAAAAGAGTTAATAGCTTAGGCTCTGATGTCaaccaggaatttttttttctttcattgaggCTCAGTTGCTCACTTGCTGTGTAAGAATGACAAAGTTATCTGACCTTTCTGAGCTTAAGTTTTGTCATTATTAGCAAAGAGATAATACCTCCCTTGCAGGGTGTTGTGGGAAATAAatgatatatgtatgtaaacataCCTGCCTCAGTACCTAGCACATAGTATGACACAATAAATAGTACTTATTATATAGTAAGGACTATTTACATCGTGGCTTTCAAAGACTGACAATATTCCCAAATGTCTGAATCATTCATTATTCTAATGTATTGAACCTAGatcttgttttataaattatgtCTACACTTGTACCCAATGACTTAAGTATATTTCCCAAATAAGTGTACTCTTCAGGAGAGATATTAACCAAAGACTGCCTGAGAGGAAGAAGCTTACCGCTCTGCTTAGGCTGTGACCCTTTCACTACTGTCATCCTTATACTCCAAAGTCATAAATTTCAATTCCTCACATTAAAAAAGTTAAGTTTTTCTTGACCACTTCAGACAATACTGGatatttctttaatgtttaagGATAAAAGTGAgtcaagaaggaagaaaggagaagggcAGGTGTTTTGAGGGGTTTCCAAAGGCTGTGTCCATCCAGGAGCAGATATGTATTGAGCTGAGGCAAGGAAGCCAAACTATACAGTACCAGGTGTTCAGGAAAATACAATATTCTCCAAACTGcttttttcaattcagttcagttcagtcgctcagccgtgtccgactctttgcgaccccatgaattgcagcacaccacgcctccctatccatcaccaactctcggagttagACATATTGAATTCTTTAGTTTTGACCTCCAATTTAACTATGCAATTTGAGAAAACAGAGGTCGTTTAGGCGCATTATAAAGTCAGATGTTTACTTAAGACCAAAGTCTTATGTTTTATTATCattcttaatttctcatttatttgctaatttaaaatagatttgctttctatgtgccaggtCTCAAGAAAGGCCAATGTTGTACAAGTTCAATCCTTATCtaacatgtatataaatatacatcatTGTGTGATGAGGTCACAGACATGGAACAGATTCTCTAATATAtgagaagagtagagaaagtaACTACAGTGATGAGAAAAGGCAGCACAGCAAATGTGACATTTGTGTATAGCTTTAGAGATGGTAAATATCATAATACACAATCATAGAaactaaaatttcatttaaagaagatggtcccttggattgcaagatcaaaccagtcaatcctaaaggaaat is part of the Bos indicus x Bos taurus breed Angus x Brahman F1 hybrid chromosome 10, Bos_hybrid_MaternalHap_v2.0, whole genome shotgun sequence genome and harbors:
- the LOC113899462 gene encoding LOW QUALITY PROTEIN: olfactory receptor 4F3/4F16/4F29-like (The sequence of the model RefSeq protein was modified relative to this genomic sequence to represent the inferred CDS: inserted 1 base in 1 codon), which gives rise to MDGGNHSVSEFVFLGLTYSWEFQLLLLVFSSVFYVASMAXNILIVFSVTTDPHLHSPMYFLLASLSFIDLGACSVTSPKMIYDLFRKRKVISFGGCIAQIFFIHVIGGVEMVLLIAMAFDRYVAICKPLHYLSIMSPRMCILFLAAAWALGVSHSLFQLAFIVNLPFCGPNVLDSLYCDLPRLLRLACTDTYRLQFMVTVNSGFICVSSFFILLISYMFILLTVWKRSSGGSPKALSTLSAHITVVILFFGPTMFVYTWPHPNSQMDKFLALFDAVLTPFLNPVIYTFRNKEMKAAMKRVCKQLVIYGTIS